The proteins below are encoded in one region of Acetobacteroides hydrogenigenes:
- a CDS encoding MDR family MFS transporter has translation MDSQISVRNIPATMAGLMLCLFLSALDNSIVGTAMPKIIADLQGLRHFSLPFTSYLLFSTVVIPIAGKLSDVFGRKVVALWGIGLFMLTSALCGLSVNMPMLILFRGLQGACGGVLASSAFIICAELFPPQVRGKYIGMLVSMHGLASLLGPVAGGLITDYFSWHWIFYLNIPVGLLSFLLLKKQLPLIKHPGSSNEIDFNGITLFLLALFPFLFCFTEGGKLLPWTSPVTISLIVFSLLMLVGFIKVERYSKSPLLPVEMLKNKVFRRASFSAAMGYVALFGLILYVPFLLQIVQHKGAAYSGMVMLPMSLAIVVGGMSGGFIASKWMRFRLQAMVNFSISIVGLIPLLVYGESISMGMLISGILLVGLGIGLNFPTMNMAPQAFFPAAQMGILISSLEFFQIMGGVVSTSVLGNLLHVSTQWLIALCIVALAFGFIAMAGLNEKEIRDKFEARFKEPAMAKEYEVA, from the coding sequence ATGGATTCTCAGATTTCTGTCAGGAACATTCCAGCAACGATGGCTGGATTGATGCTTTGCCTGTTCTTGTCGGCCCTTGACAACTCGATTGTTGGGACTGCTATGCCCAAAATTATTGCCGATTTGCAGGGATTGCGCCACTTCTCCTTACCGTTTACCTCGTACTTACTCTTTTCTACCGTAGTAATTCCGATTGCGGGGAAGCTCTCGGATGTGTTTGGCCGAAAAGTTGTTGCTCTTTGGGGGATCGGGTTGTTTATGCTAACATCGGCGCTTTGCGGATTGTCGGTTAACATGCCAATGCTAATACTTTTTCGTGGATTGCAGGGAGCGTGTGGTGGCGTTTTGGCATCGAGCGCATTTATTATTTGTGCCGAGCTGTTTCCTCCTCAGGTGCGAGGCAAGTATATTGGCATGCTAGTATCTATGCATGGCTTGGCCAGCTTACTTGGGCCTGTAGCTGGCGGTCTAATAACCGACTACTTCTCGTGGCACTGGATTTTTTACCTTAACATTCCTGTTGGGCTGCTATCTTTCCTATTGCTGAAAAAACAGCTACCGCTTATCAAGCATCCAGGCAGCAGCAACGAGATCGATTTTAATGGTATTACGCTGTTTTTGCTTGCCCTGTTTCCATTCCTGTTTTGCTTTACCGAAGGAGGTAAACTGTTGCCCTGGACATCGCCCGTCACCATCTCACTAATTGTATTTTCGTTGCTGATGTTGGTAGGGTTTATAAAGGTAGAGCGCTACTCGAAGTCGCCATTGCTGCCCGTTGAGATGTTGAAGAATAAGGTTTTTAGAAGAGCTTCGTTTTCGGCTGCTATGGGATATGTTGCCTTATTCGGCCTAATTCTATATGTTCCTTTCCTGCTGCAGATAGTACAGCATAAGGGTGCTGCGTATTCGGGAATGGTGATGCTGCCAATGTCGTTGGCCATTGTGGTTGGTGGAATGAGCGGTGGATTTATTGCCTCTAAGTGGATGCGTTTTAGGTTGCAAGCAATGGTAAACTTCAGCATTTCTATAGTGGGGCTTATTCCTTTGCTGGTATATGGCGAAAGTATTTCGATGGGAATGCTGATTTCGGGGATTCTGCTTGTGGGGCTTGGTATTGGACTTAACTTCCCTACAATGAATATGGCGCCTCAGGCATTTTTCCCTGCCGCTCAGATGGGTATCCTAATATCGAGCCTCGAATTCTTTCAGATTATGGGTGGAGTGGTATCAACCTCGGTGTTAGGTAACCTGCTTCATGTGTCAACGCAATGGCTTATTGCCTTATGTATTGTAGCATTGGCGTTCGGCTTTATTGCAATGGCAGGACTTAACGAAAAGGAGATTCGCGATAAGTTTGAGGCCCGATTCAAGGAACCTGCCATGGCTAAAGAATACGAAGTCGCATAA
- a CDS encoding acyl carrier protein phosphodiesterase, whose product MNFVGHIYLSGENKNIAIGNFIGDYVKGKEYERYPEEIQKGILIHRDIDSTMDIHPSFLATRELFKESYGRYAGVVVDMAFDHILTKNWNDWHDIPLKKFTRSFYGLLLKNYRVLPSQVKEFLPFMVRSNRLYSYSSLNGIEKALSIMANYTSLPSKPTEAALVIQSKEAEITQHFYQLLGDLALYLNKKYQLPINGKAAIQIARK is encoded by the coding sequence ATGAACTTTGTAGGACACATCTATCTATCGGGCGAGAATAAGAATATAGCCATTGGCAACTTTATTGGCGACTACGTAAAGGGGAAAGAGTACGAACGCTACCCCGAAGAGATCCAAAAGGGCATTCTTATCCATCGCGACATAGACTCGACCATGGATATCCACCCATCCTTTCTGGCAACACGAGAGCTGTTTAAGGAGAGCTACGGCCGCTACGCCGGAGTTGTTGTGGACATGGCCTTCGACCATATCCTTACCAAAAACTGGAACGACTGGCACGACATACCGCTAAAAAAGTTTACCCGAAGCTTTTACGGGCTGCTGCTCAAGAACTATAGAGTACTACCCTCGCAGGTAAAGGAGTTTCTCCCGTTTATGGTACGGAGCAACCGCCTCTACTCCTACTCCTCGCTTAATGGAATAGAAAAAGCGCTGTCGATAATGGCCAACTACACATCGCTACCTAGCAAGCCGACAGAGGCAGCCCTCGTCATACAAAGCAAGGAGGCCGAAATTACGCAACACTTCTACCAGCTGCTGGGCGACCTAGCGCTATACCTAAACAAGAAGTACCAGCTACCGATAAATGGCAAAGCCGCAATTCAAATAGCCAGGAAGTAG
- a CDS encoding DHCW motif cupin fold protein, with protein MPFQTIDWTNVPKTEHKGETGVAYWQTMQYEGLRIRIVEYSKGYVADHWCTKGHIVHCLEGEFVSELKDGEKFTLTKGMTYVVTDELSSHRSTTEQGVKLLIIDGDFLKLNVD; from the coding sequence ATTCCTTTTCAAACTATTGATTGGACAAACGTCCCTAAAACAGAGCATAAAGGCGAAACGGGTGTTGCCTATTGGCAAACCATGCAATACGAAGGGCTCCGAATACGAATCGTTGAGTACTCGAAGGGCTATGTTGCCGACCACTGGTGCACAAAAGGGCATATCGTACACTGCCTGGAAGGAGAATTTGTAAGCGAACTTAAGGATGGCGAAAAGTTTACTCTGACAAAGGGCATGACCTATGTTGTTACAGACGAACTTAGCTCGCACCGCTCCACTACAGAGCAAGGCGTTAAGCTGCTGATTATTGATGGCGATTTTTTAAAGCTAAACGTCGACTAA
- a CDS encoding beta-N-acetylhexosaminidase — translation MNRLILFLLLLPVQILNAQDNLSALLPLPNHIEQRQGSYHLSSNVKISSSTAELQFATEQLQQVFKQRFGINLNTGENGKIRLLLNPKIEGDEQYRLTVSSKGVTIEGKTPAGVLYGVMTLDQILLGDVVSTKQGKIQAVFIDDKPAYAFRALMLDPARNFLPVNDVKFYIDQMARYKYNVLQFHLTDDQGWRVEVKNHPKLTQVGAFRNPKGGVNSPDNGYYTQEQLKDLVLYAKQRNVEIIPEMDVPGHTAALLAAYPELRCGFLKDSIFDLNKTNNVMLSAANPKVYEVLDDVIREMSTIFPSKKIHLGGDESAIEKNWGKSTEDLRLMQEHGYTKPEQLMNIFFGKVLASAKKYGMHAILWCELDNIHMPANEYLFDYSQDVTLVTWRYGLTPKCIELTGKKKNSLILAPGEYCYFDYPQYKNDLPEYNNWGMPTTTLKKSYEFNPTYNLATSETQHIIGVMGTLWGEAIKDINRATYMTFPRGLALAEAGWTQMPLRNWDSFKNRLYPNLLELTKRGVSVRMPFEISAK, via the coding sequence ATGAACAGGCTGATTCTTTTTCTCCTTCTTCTTCCTGTACAAATTCTGAATGCACAAGATAACCTATCGGCTCTTCTGCCGCTTCCAAACCATATAGAGCAGCGGCAGGGTAGCTATCATCTATCGAGCAACGTAAAGATTTCATCAAGCACTGCCGAACTGCAGTTTGCCACCGAACAGCTGCAACAGGTCTTCAAGCAGCGATTTGGCATCAACCTAAATACAGGAGAAAACGGGAAAATCCGCCTACTGCTTAATCCCAAAATTGAAGGAGACGAGCAGTACAGGCTTACGGTAAGCTCTAAAGGCGTAACCATAGAAGGCAAAACACCTGCAGGTGTACTGTATGGAGTAATGACGCTCGACCAAATACTTCTGGGGGATGTGGTAAGTACAAAGCAAGGTAAAATACAAGCCGTATTTATCGACGATAAGCCGGCATATGCCTTCCGCGCGTTAATGCTCGACCCCGCACGTAACTTTCTACCCGTAAACGATGTGAAGTTTTACATAGACCAAATGGCACGCTACAAGTATAACGTGCTGCAGTTCCATCTAACCGACGATCAGGGATGGCGTGTAGAGGTAAAAAACCACCCAAAGCTAACCCAGGTTGGAGCATTCCGAAATCCAAAAGGCGGCGTTAATTCACCCGACAACGGTTACTACACGCAGGAACAGCTAAAAGATTTGGTGCTGTATGCTAAGCAGCGCAACGTGGAGATTATTCCCGAGATGGATGTTCCTGGGCATACGGCAGCGCTGCTTGCAGCATATCCCGAACTTAGATGTGGTTTCCTCAAAGACTCCATATTCGACTTGAACAAGACTAACAACGTAATGCTTTCGGCAGCCAACCCAAAGGTTTACGAGGTACTGGACGATGTAATTCGCGAGATGTCAACCATATTTCCTTCCAAGAAGATACATTTGGGTGGCGACGAATCGGCAATAGAGAAGAACTGGGGAAAAAGCACCGAAGACCTGAGGCTAATGCAAGAGCATGGCTACACAAAACCCGAACAGTTGATGAATATCTTCTTCGGGAAGGTACTGGCATCAGCAAAGAAATACGGAATGCACGCCATTTTGTGGTGCGAGTTGGATAACATCCACATGCCCGCCAACGAATACCTGTTCGACTACTCCCAAGATGTAACGCTGGTTACATGGCGTTATGGTCTTACACCAAAGTGCATCGAGCTAACTGGAAAGAAGAAGAACTCGCTAATACTTGCCCCCGGCGAATATTGCTACTTCGACTATCCGCAGTACAAGAACGATCTGCCCGAGTACAACAACTGGGGTATGCCAACAACAACGCTCAAAAAGAGCTACGAGTTTAACCCAACCTACAACCTAGCTACTTCAGAAACCCAACACATCATAGGGGTAATGGGAACGCTATGGGGCGAGGCTATCAAAGATATTAACCGCGCTACATATATGACCTTTCCTCGCGGTTTGGCGCTAGCAGAAGCAGGCTGGACTCAGATGCCGCTCCGCAATTGGGATTCGTTCAAAAACAGGCTATACCCCAACCTGCTGGAACTTACCAAAAGAGGAGTTTCTGTAAGAATGCCGTTTGAAATATCCGCCAAGTAA
- a CDS encoding nuclear transport factor 2 family protein, producing the protein MRIVTNSFMVAVSVLLLWGCCAQNHSISSKSQADTSVNAANRVLIGAMLDSFNVAAARADYARYFDFYTADAIFIGTDATEHWNKANFMVWAKPFFDKKRTWNFRSIQRHIYFGKGGDIAWFDELLSTQMKICRGSGVVVKQNNEWKVQQYVLSMTIPNSQTKQIIKFKAAEEDSIITRLSGNRK; encoded by the coding sequence ATGAGGATCGTAACAAACAGCTTTATGGTTGCTGTATCTGTCCTACTACTTTGGGGCTGTTGCGCACAAAACCATAGCATAAGCAGCAAATCTCAAGCCGACACTAGTGTCAATGCAGCGAACCGAGTACTAATCGGCGCAATGCTCGACTCGTTTAACGTGGCGGCAGCAAGGGCAGACTATGCCCGCTACTTCGACTTCTATACCGCCGATGCCATATTCATAGGTACCGATGCAACAGAGCATTGGAATAAAGCGAACTTTATGGTTTGGGCAAAGCCTTTCTTCGACAAAAAGAGAACCTGGAATTTTAGATCTATCCAACGACATATCTACTTTGGCAAAGGTGGAGACATTGCCTGGTTCGACGAGCTGCTAAGCACGCAGATGAAGATATGCAGAGGTTCGGGAGTCGTTGTAAAGCAGAACAACGAATGGAAGGTTCAGCAATATGTCCTGTCGATGACAATCCCCAACAGCCAAACAAAACAAATCATTAAGTTTAAAGCAGCAGAGGAGGATTCTATCATTACCAGGTTATCGGGAAATAGGAAGTAA
- a CDS encoding zinc ribbon domain-containing protein YjdM, translating to MSDEHKCPKCGSENTYQDMNLWVCPDCFHEWDPSEQAEAAEAEAQASRVVDSNGNVLSDGDSVTVIKDLKVKGSTSGIKAGTKVRNIRLVDSSDGHNISCKIDGIGAMYLKSEFVKKA from the coding sequence ATGAGCGACGAGCACAAGTGCCCAAAATGCGGATCGGAGAATACGTATCAAGACATGAACCTATGGGTTTGCCCAGATTGCTTCCATGAGTGGGACCCATCGGAGCAGGCAGAGGCTGCAGAAGCAGAGGCACAGGCAAGCCGTGTTGTGGATTCGAATGGGAATGTTCTTAGCGATGGCGATTCGGTTACCGTAATCAAAGATCTAAAGGTAAAAGGCTCTACATCGGGAATTAAAGCCGGCACCAAGGTTAGGAATATCCGTTTGGTTGATAGCAGCGATGGGCACAACATTTCGTGTAAGATTGATGGTATTGGTGCCATGTATCTGAAATCGGAGTTTGTGAAAAAAGCATAG
- a CDS encoding DUF5686 and carboxypeptidase regulatory-like domain-containing protein, which translates to MQIRKQLTWILLILIASSASAQNIAGKILDKQGNPVPFATIFIREANRGLAANDKGKFQVNVEPGTYTVKFQSIGYRPVSQVVKVGDGTTNVNIVLEEAVYDLSQLTVSSKDNPSVWIMRKAIALGQQYKRSVSSYSSDVYLKLSFNASKFSRILRYMTPKSIAIPKEGKTYFGEMLSKITFNAPETYSQRVISFRSTLPGADSKDNFPGLEFLSTSIYDNSFSDIPSPLGLNAFSYYQFKLIGSTLENNVPIYKIQVLPKRPSGKFFSGYLYIADNTYAVKDADLNFEMSFGKANFKIAFDLIDESAVLPSSYQLFANGSMLGSSGWVKSSGSLKYTNVRIIGRGGSHNRPQVASVTPQKQPSPTVVKKKTEKEKKRAEKIEKLMSKTALSNSEMTKLAKLVKEEEESKRPDTLLMKSMEMQGLDKVEFSDDYNKKDSSFWTGLRPMPLEEDEKEAFTKSDSIKTIKDRIAAFQSLSRGSETVSWGSLIGGGYLYNKGGLEVKTKGFINPNYTYFNPIDGFTIGTRFAIFKTYESSREIALYLFPKYSFNRTKVMGDFSFSYLLWPQKMAWVRFGGTYGSRDLNAEQPVQPLVNSVTSLFFKDSYTRAMDNRGGFANLSFEVANGLQAKFELSYYDRRLLNNITNFSFLKKNESYDPNIPGNEYLSSHPLTNHKQAAFEASLTYTPEQYYRMDGNRKKYVKSDYPTFEVLYRKGILNESASPYQLLKFKTWKRWDLGLLSEFWYEVAGGSFFDSKAMQLPDFHMPNVDHMPVSLQPTKQSFHLIPYYQYATPGWFVEAHSLYEADNIIIKQLPFFKGTVFTENLYLSYYNTKALRNYVEVGYGIDKIWVLMEVKAIVGFEDGKYRSWGISISINRD; encoded by the coding sequence ATGCAGATACGTAAGCAGCTTACATGGATTTTACTTATTCTTATAGCATCCTCCGCGAGTGCACAGAATATTGCAGGGAAGATACTTGATAAGCAGGGTAATCCTGTTCCTTTTGCAACCATTTTTATTCGTGAAGCCAACAGGGGCTTAGCCGCAAACGATAAGGGGAAGTTTCAGGTTAATGTCGAACCAGGAACTTATACCGTTAAGTTTCAGTCAATCGGATATAGGCCTGTTTCGCAAGTGGTAAAGGTTGGTGATGGAACTACTAACGTAAATATTGTACTGGAAGAGGCAGTTTACGACCTCTCGCAGCTTACCGTATCGAGTAAGGATAACCCCAGCGTATGGATTATGCGTAAGGCCATAGCCCTTGGCCAACAGTATAAGCGTTCGGTGAGCTCCTATTCGTCCGACGTTTACCTTAAGCTGAGCTTTAATGCTAGTAAGTTTTCGCGAATACTTAGGTATATGACGCCTAAAAGTATAGCTATCCCGAAAGAGGGGAAAACCTACTTTGGCGAGATGCTTAGCAAGATAACCTTTAATGCTCCCGAAACCTACAGCCAGCGGGTTATCTCGTTTAGATCGACGTTGCCGGGTGCCGACTCTAAGGATAACTTCCCTGGCCTCGAATTTCTTAGCACGAGCATCTACGACAACTCTTTTAGCGATATCCCATCGCCTCTTGGCCTAAACGCTTTTTCGTACTATCAGTTTAAGCTTATTGGATCGACCTTGGAGAACAACGTGCCAATCTATAAAATACAGGTACTTCCTAAACGTCCTTCAGGAAAGTTCTTCTCGGGCTATCTCTACATTGCCGACAATACCTATGCAGTGAAGGATGCGGATCTTAACTTCGAAATGAGCTTTGGTAAGGCCAACTTTAAGATAGCATTCGATTTAATTGACGAGAGCGCGGTACTACCTTCGAGCTACCAGCTGTTTGCCAACGGATCGATGCTGGGTAGCTCGGGCTGGGTAAAGAGTAGCGGTTCGCTAAAGTACACTAATGTAAGGATTATTGGTAGAGGTGGCTCCCATAATCGCCCTCAAGTTGCAAGCGTTACTCCCCAAAAGCAGCCTTCTCCTACCGTAGTAAAGAAAAAGACGGAAAAGGAAAAGAAGCGTGCCGAAAAGATCGAGAAGCTGATGAGCAAGACTGCCCTGTCGAACTCTGAAATGACCAAGCTTGCAAAGCTGGTGAAGGAAGAGGAGGAATCTAAGCGTCCCGACACATTACTAATGAAAAGCATGGAGATGCAGGGATTGGACAAGGTTGAATTCTCGGATGATTACAATAAAAAGGATAGCTCTTTCTGGACAGGTCTTCGACCTATGCCGCTGGAAGAGGACGAAAAGGAGGCTTTTACAAAAAGCGATAGCATTAAAACCATTAAGGATAGAATTGCCGCATTCCAAAGCCTTTCGCGTGGAAGCGAAACCGTTTCGTGGGGAAGCTTAATTGGTGGTGGATACCTTTACAACAAGGGTGGACTAGAGGTAAAAACAAAGGGGTTCATCAATCCTAACTATACCTACTTTAACCCTATTGATGGATTTACCATTGGTACCCGTTTTGCAATCTTTAAAACATACGAGAGCAGTAGAGAAATAGCTCTCTACCTATTTCCAAAGTACTCGTTCAACCGCACAAAGGTAATGGGCGATTTTTCGTTTAGCTACCTGCTTTGGCCTCAGAAGATGGCTTGGGTGCGATTTGGTGGAACTTATGGAAGCCGAGATCTTAATGCTGAACAACCGGTACAACCTCTGGTAAACAGCGTTACTTCGTTGTTCTTTAAGGATAGCTACACGCGAGCAATGGATAACAGGGGTGGGTTTGCCAACCTTAGCTTCGAGGTGGCAAATGGGCTACAGGCTAAGTTCGAGTTGAGCTACTACGATCGCCGTTTGCTGAACAACATCACCAACTTTTCCTTCTTAAAGAAGAACGAGAGTTACGATCCAAATATACCGGGTAACGAGTATTTGAGCAGCCATCCTCTAACCAATCATAAGCAGGCTGCCTTTGAGGCTTCGCTTACTTATACGCCCGAGCAGTACTACCGTATGGATGGAAATCGTAAGAAGTATGTTAAGTCGGACTACCCAACCTTCGAGGTGCTTTACCGAAAGGGCATACTAAACGAAAGCGCCAGCCCCTATCAGCTGCTAAAGTTTAAGACTTGGAAGAGGTGGGACTTAGGCCTTCTCTCGGAGTTCTGGTATGAGGTTGCAGGAGGCTCTTTCTTTGACTCTAAGGCTATGCAGCTACCCGACTTTCATATGCCAAATGTAGATCATATGCCGGTATCGCTACAGCCTACCAAGCAGTCGTTCCACCTGATTCCATACTACCAGTATGCTACTCCAGGATGGTTTGTGGAGGCGCACTCGCTTTACGAGGCCGATAACATTATCATAAAGCAGCTACCTTTCTTTAAGGGAACCGTATTTACCGAGAATCTTTATTTAAGCTACTACAACACCAAAGCGCTGCGCAACTACGTAGAGGTTGGTTACGGTATCGACAAGATATGGGTGCTTATGGAGGTTAAGGCGATTGTCGGATTCGAGGATGGCAAGTACCGCTCGTGGGGAATCAGCATTTCTATAAATAGGGACTAG
- the kbl gene encoding glycine C-acetyltransferase: MYGKIQQHLQNELAAIEEAGLYKKERIITSPQKADITVNGGQEVLNFCANNYLGLSDNQRVIKAAKKAMEKRGYGMSSVRFICGTQDIHKELEHAISDYFGTEDTILYAACFDANGGVFEPLFGEEDAIISDALNHASIIDGVRLCKAVRYRYANADMEDLENQLKLAQAQRFRIIVTDGVFSMDGNVAPMDKICELAEKYDALVMVDECHSAGVVGKTGRGVTEQFNVRGKVDILTGTLGKAFGGAIGGFTTGRKEIIDLLRQRSRPYLFSNSIPPAVVGASLEVFQMLGESDELHDKLVRNVEYFRTKMVAAGFDIKPTQSAICAVMLYDAKLSQDFAAKLLEEGIYVTGFYYPVVPKGQARIRVQVSAGHEMEHLDKCIAAFTKVGKEMGVLK; this comes from the coding sequence ATGTACGGCAAAATTCAACAGCACCTTCAAAATGAACTTGCAGCTATCGAAGAGGCAGGATTGTACAAAAAGGAGCGCATTATAACCAGCCCACAAAAGGCTGATATTACGGTTAACGGCGGCCAAGAAGTTCTAAACTTTTGCGCCAACAACTACCTAGGTCTTTCCGATAACCAACGCGTGATTAAGGCAGCCAAGAAGGCTATGGAAAAGCGCGGATACGGTATGTCTTCAGTTCGATTTATCTGCGGAACTCAGGATATCCACAAGGAGTTGGAGCACGCTATCTCTGACTACTTTGGAACAGAAGATACCATTCTTTACGCAGCATGTTTTGATGCTAACGGTGGTGTGTTTGAGCCGCTTTTTGGCGAAGAGGATGCTATCATCTCGGATGCGCTTAACCATGCTTCTATTATCGACGGTGTCCGCCTATGTAAGGCAGTAAGGTATCGTTACGCTAATGCGGACATGGAGGATTTGGAAAATCAGCTTAAGCTAGCACAAGCACAACGCTTCCGTATCATTGTAACCGACGGCGTATTCTCTATGGATGGCAACGTTGCTCCAATGGATAAGATTTGTGAGCTGGCCGAAAAGTATGACGCACTAGTAATGGTAGACGAATGCCACTCGGCTGGTGTTGTTGGTAAAACTGGACGTGGTGTAACTGAGCAGTTCAACGTTCGTGGCAAGGTTGATATCCTCACAGGAACACTAGGTAAGGCATTTGGTGGTGCTATTGGTGGATTTACCACCGGTAGAAAAGAGATCATCGACTTACTTCGTCAGCGTTCTCGTCCATACTTGTTCTCTAACTCTATTCCACCTGCAGTTGTAGGTGCAAGCCTTGAGGTTTTCCAAATGTTAGGCGAGTCGGATGAGCTGCATGATAAGCTAGTTCGCAATGTTGAGTATTTCCGCACCAAGATGGTTGCTGCCGGATTCGATATCAAGCCAACTCAATCGGCTATCTGTGCCGTAATGCTATACGATGCTAAGCTGTCGCAAGATTTTGCCGCTAAGCTTCTCGAAGAGGGCATCTACGTTACCGGATTCTACTATCCAGTAGTGCCAAAGGGACAGGCTCGTATCCGCGTTCAGGTTTCGGCAGGCCACGAAATGGAGCATCTCGACAAGTGTATTGCGGCCTTTACCAAGGTTGGCAAGGAGATGGGCGTTTTGAAGTAA
- a CDS encoding CPBP family intramembrane glutamic endopeptidase produces the protein MKTSGSILVKLILSISIIALSILATLLISEAISPDSIATLQRLLKIQAPANPSLQELLFRMKLSQGGQTIGVFLVPALAMVGVLYGRKGISLMLASKVHWRDLFDAVFLVLFSTTIMVLASRYSQLLPWPQKYMEANAQSEKLTNLLLFGTSYFDLTLNLIIVCVIPAFCEEFFFRGFLQRIFMKWIKDPHLCIFLAAVLFSAFHFDAVMFLPRFLLGAMLGYLFYWTGSLWVPMLAHFINNAQYVVSAFILNRMDKSPATAAGSGGDFEISNFNVIFSLVLIVLLLFSIYMRHMNVREFPKLP, from the coding sequence ATGAAAACTTCCGGTAGTATTCTTGTAAAGCTGATTTTGAGCATATCCATAATAGCCCTGTCGATACTTGCAACGCTGCTGATTAGCGAGGCCATTTCCCCGGATTCGATAGCTACTCTACAGCGTTTGCTGAAGATTCAAGCACCAGCAAACCCTTCGTTGCAGGAGTTACTGTTTAGGATGAAGCTTTCTCAAGGGGGGCAAACTATAGGTGTTTTTCTTGTTCCAGCATTAGCTATGGTTGGAGTGCTGTATGGGCGTAAGGGAATCTCGTTGATGCTTGCGTCTAAAGTACACTGGCGCGATCTATTTGATGCGGTTTTTCTTGTTTTATTCTCGACAACGATAATGGTGCTTGCCTCGCGGTATAGCCAACTGTTGCCTTGGCCTCAAAAGTATATGGAAGCCAATGCGCAAAGCGAAAAGCTGACGAACCTGTTGCTTTTTGGAACCTCTTACTTCGATTTGACCCTTAATCTCATTATTGTTTGCGTTATTCCTGCGTTTTGCGAGGAATTCTTCTTCCGAGGTTTTCTACAGCGCATCTTTATGAAGTGGATCAAAGATCCTCATCTCTGCATATTCTTAGCTGCGGTTCTATTTTCGGCTTTTCATTTTGATGCGGTGATGTTTTTGCCCCGATTCTTGCTTGGTGCTATGCTTGGATACCTATTTTACTGGACAGGAAGTCTTTGGGTGCCTATGCTGGCTCACTTTATAAATAATGCGCAGTACGTAGTTTCTGCTTTTATATTAAACCGAATGGATAAATCGCCAGCAACAGCGGCTGGAAGTGGTGGTGATTTTGAAATCAGCAACTTCAACGTTATTTTTTCTCTTGTGCTGATTGTGCTGCTGCTTTTTTCGATCTACATGAGGCATATGAATGTTCGGGAATTCCCCAAACTACCATAA
- the dusB gene encoding tRNA dihydrouridine synthase DusB encodes MKIGTIELGEQPLFLAPMEDVTDPSFRFICKEFGADMMYTEFISSDGLIRDGHKSVEKLNIYDYERPIGIQIYGHIIESMVEAAKIAEEAGPELVDINFGCPVRKIAGRGAGSGMMRTPDLMVEMTRQIVEAVKLPVTVKTRLGYDDSMKNIVELAERLQDVGIQALTIHGRTRAQMYTGEADWTLIGEVKNNPRIHIPIIGNGDVASPEKAKEMFDRYGVDAIMVGRATYGRPWIFKEIKHYLQTGELMLPPSVPERVEIAKRHLKKSVEIKGDRTGILEMRRHLSSYFKGLPNFKETRMKLVTLNDVEELFAVLNSITERWGDNTDILKELYNSPLNGKS; translated from the coding sequence ATGAAAATTGGAACAATAGAGTTGGGAGAGCAACCTCTTTTCTTGGCCCCAATGGAGGATGTAACCGATCCTTCGTTTCGCTTTATCTGCAAGGAGTTCGGTGCCGATATGATGTACACCGAGTTTATCTCTTCGGATGGGCTGATACGCGATGGCCATAAGTCGGTAGAGAAGCTCAACATATACGACTACGAGCGTCCTATTGGCATTCAGATATACGGCCACATCATCGAAAGCATGGTGGAAGCTGCCAAGATTGCCGAAGAAGCAGGCCCCGAGCTTGTCGATATCAACTTTGGCTGCCCCGTTCGCAAAATTGCCGGGCGAGGTGCAGGCTCGGGCATGATGCGCACCCCCGACCTTATGGTAGAGATGACCCGCCAGATTGTCGAGGCGGTAAAGCTCCCTGTTACGGTTAAAACCCGCCTTGGCTACGACGACTCGATGAAGAATATTGTCGAACTAGCAGAGCGCCTTCAGGATGTGGGAATACAGGCACTAACCATTCACGGAAGAACTCGCGCCCAAATGTACACCGGCGAAGCCGACTGGACGCTTATAGGTGAAGTAAAGAACAACCCCCGAATTCACATCCCGATTATTGGCAATGGAGACGTTGCTTCTCCCGAAAAAGCGAAGGAGATGTTCGATCGCTATGGCGTAGATGCCATAATGGTTGGACGGGCCACCTACGGACGCCCTTGGATTTTTAAGGAGATAAAGCACTACCTGCAAACAGGCGAGCTAATGCTGCCTCCTTCCGTACCAGAGCGTGTGGAGATTGCCAAGCGCCACCTAAAAAAATCGGTAGAAATAAAAGGGGACAGAACTGGTATTCTGGAAATGCGCCGCCACTTGAGCAGCTACTTTAAGGGATTACCCAACTTTAAGGAAACCCGCATGAAGCTTGTCACCCTCAATGACGTGGAAGAACTTTTTGCGGTGCTTAACTCTATAACCGAGAGATGGGGCGATAATACAGACATTCTAAAAGAGCTGTACAATTCACCTCTTAATGGCAAGAGTTAG